In Hermetia illucens chromosome 1, iHerIll2.2.curated.20191125, whole genome shotgun sequence, one genomic interval encodes:
- the LOC119661751 gene encoding cytochrome b5 domain-containing protein 1 has translation MPTSSEDSSSTTSEEEVDFRIPHPPPNKLKFYTSDEVVIHNQPDDAWFVVNNVVFDLTKMIRYHSEPNSATMKYLSAFAGKDLSSYFDEHGEPRMQVSFVTGAKVPIFPAAYEKLKADTAYWWDDSKYQIGRITRQERPIRLINTLTSHTDLMTVCEEDTIYDIQAKYRDLYNHHAGSYIWRKWTKNGKVSGRLFLNRTLTENGIPATKDEIGPPPSLWLFYTNDFTIG, from the exons ATGCCAACCTCCAGTGAAGATTCTTCATCTACAACATCTGAGGAAGAGGTTGACTTCCGAATTCCACATCCGCCTCCAAATAAATTGAAGTTCTACACATCAGACGAAGTAGTAATCCACAACCAACCGGATGATGCCTGGTTTGTAGTTAACAATGTGGTATTCGATCTAACAAAGATGATCCGATACCATTCGGAACCTAATAGTGCC ACTATGAAGTATCTCTCTGCATTCGCTGGAAAGGATCTGAGTTCTTACTTCGATGAACATGGGGAGCCACGTATGCAAGTATCTTTCGTGACAGGGGCCAAGGTTCCAATTTTTCCTGCAGCTTATGAGAAGCTGAAAGCAGATA CTGCATACTGGTGGGacgactccaaatatcaaatTGGAAGGATCACTCGACAGGAGAGGCCAATTCGTTTAATAAACACCCTCACAA GTCACACCGATCTTATGACTGTTTGTGAAGAGGATACGATTTACGATATTCAAGCCAAGTATCGAGATTTATACAACCATCATGCTGGCAGTTATATTTGGAGGAAATGGACTAAAAAT GGGAAAGTGTCCGGAAGATTATTTTTGAACAGGACCCTCACCGAGAATGGAATACCTGCGACAAAAGATGAAATCGGGCCGCCTCCGTCTCTTTGGCTGTTCTATACAAATGACTTCACAATAGGCTAA